Within the Ciconia boyciana chromosome 19, ASM3463844v1, whole genome shotgun sequence genome, the region GTTTCTCTTTAAGAATAAATCAGCATTTAACTCCCCAGTTTGCTCACAAATAGCTCCCCGATTTTCCGTTTTACATGCCTGTTAATTCCTGGGTTCTCCTTTAGCATCGTGGTGGCTTGACCCTGGCCAGAAAGTAAGCACCaaccagctgcttgctcactccccgcctccccccttctccccaaCGGCATGGGGGAAGAACATTGGAAGagcaaacatgagaaaaaaatgcttgggGTGcgataaagacagtttcataagtgaaggaaaaaaaggaaaagaacaaaaataagaacaagtgatgcaaaggcagtCACTCACTACCTCCCACCAGCTGCCTGGTACCTTGGAAAggccaccaccccccccccagctttacTGCTGAGGATGATGTTGTCTGGCGTGGAATAGTCCTTCCGTCTGTTTGGCACcgctgtcccggctgtgtccccttccagccTCTCActcacccccagcctactcgctgcAGGGGCAGCATGcgaaacagagaaggccttgatgctgtgcgaGCACTGTTcggcaacagccaaaacatcagcgtgttatcaacactgttttggtcacaaatcgAAAAgacagcaccatacaggctgcGACGAAGGACATCAGTTCCATCCCAGCCAGGCCCAGTACAGGCATAACCCCACTAGGTCTCTGAGAAATGAGCCCAGGTGTACTTCTGGGCTTAGGGCACGCCAAGAGCCCTTCACAACCAGCAAGAGGGACAGGAACAAACCTACCCTGGCAGGCCTTTGCTCTTCGGCATCTTCCACTTGCCCTCAGGTGATACAAGGCACATGTggatacaattaaaaaaaaaaaaaaaaaaaagcatgcatgcTTTTCCCACTGTATAAGCACAATGATATCTCAAAATCACCACACGGACCCGCAGTTCAGGCCAAGTGTTTGCTGGTAAGGCAATGTAATTGCACCACTTCTGAGAGTGCTACCACAGAGAACTGggtctcacacacacacacaggcagcaGCCCCGAAATGTACACCAAGATGCATTAACACACAGAAGATGGCCAGAGGAGCAGGCCATGTCCTGCTCAGAAACTGGCTgagagcggggcgggggggaagggggaagagagagtgtgagtgtgtgtgtgtgtgtgtgtgtgtggaggggggagagagagagtgtgagtgtgtgtgtgtgtgtgtgtgtgtgtgtgtgtgtggagggggagagagggggggagagagtgtgtgtgtgtgtgtgtgtgtgtgtgtgtgtgtgtgggagagagagagagtgtgtgtggagggtgaagggggagagagtgtgtgtgtgtgtgtgtgtgtgtgtgtgtgtagggggagggggggagagagagtgtgtgtgtggagggtgaagggggagagagtgtgtgtgtgtgtgtgtgtgtgtgtgtgtgtgtgtgtgagagagagagagagtgtgtgtgtgtgtgtgtgtgtgtgtgtgtaggggggAGTGTGGGgggagagagtgtgtgtgtgtgtgtgtggagagtgtgtgtggggaggggagagagagagagagagagagagagagagagagagcgtGTGTGTCTGTGGAgagcggggggcggggaggggggggggggggagagagagagagagagagagagtctgtgtctgtgtgtaggGGGGGAgagtgtgcgtgtgtgtctgtAGCGCCCAATGCACGACACCGGTACCAAGGGTACTGGCCTCCCCCCACACGCGCAGGCCGGTATCGGGGACgctgctgaagagcagcacagccGGCCTCGCCAGGTCCCGGCACCCCCCCGTCCCAGGCACCCCCCCACCAGAAGAGCCCGCGCAGCAACACCGCTGCAGCGGAAGGGAGctctctcctgcagcctcccccggcccgcccgccccacCAGGTCCTGCCTCAGGTCCAGGCCCGCGTTCCCGCCCGCGGCCCGCCGGGAggcctggccccagccccctCGTGCATTCCCGCTGCCaacccccgcccgcccggggccggctCCTCTCAGGGCGCAGCGGGACGAAACGGGGCCGGGGGGCGAGGCGTGGCGAAGGACCCGCCCCCCCGCGGCGCCCGGCGCGGCCGTgacagccccctccccggggctcgcgcggcggccccgcccaCTCGCTGCTCCCGCCCTGCCCCAGGGGCGCGGCCTCCGGGCGACGCCCTGTCGGGGCGTGGTTTCCCCAGGGCCCGCCCGGGGCGCCCAGGCCCCGCCCAGGCCCCGCCCGGGTCGGTCGTCACATCCCGGGCGCCGCCGGGGCTGCGCGCACTTCCCGTTGGGAGCCGCCCGGACGCCCTCGCCTGCAGCGGTCCGACCCCCTCCGGCAGGATGTGAGTGCGGGCCGCGGCGCGCCTCGGGGGACGCCCGCCGGCGGGGAAGCCGGGGAGCGGCGGTGGGCCCGGCCGCGCCGGCCgcgcccgggcgggcgggcggcggcgggagcaggggcaggggcaggcctGCTGCGTAGcgcgggcggcccggccccgcctgGCCTGGCCCGCCGGTGGCGGCTGGGTGCCCCTGGGACGGCGCCGCCCGCGGGCGGGGGCCTCCGGGAGCGGCTGCGCCTGGAGCCGCGAGGCGCGGCCGGTGGCGGGAGGCCGGGCCTAGCCGTCCCTTGGGCCGCACGGCCCGAGCCGCTGCTCGGGCCGGGTACCAGGGCGTGTGGGTTCTGCTCGGGCGGGCCGTGCTTCCTGGTGGCTCTGTGGTCATCCGGGCGGAGTTCCGCCAGCCCCGGGCGTCCCTCTGCAAGCACTGCCCGCCTAGCCAGAGCACCGAGGGAGAGCTGTCTGGTGACTGGTTTGTTGTTGTGCTGGGAACCTCTGCTCTCAGGAAGAGGCTTCACTTCCGAGACTCCCGTCTGGGACCAGCACGGAAGGGAGACTGAAGTGCCAAAACAGAGGAGCAGTTATATTGTATTGTGCATGGACTGCTCTTGAGCCTTGTCACAGGCTTCTGGGTCTGCTtgttgtgtgtgtatacatttGTTTGTGCTAAATGTAAATTAGAAGTCACTGTGCAAATGCATAAGTGTAGCCAGTACTCAGATTCAGCTCTTTTGAGCATCAGGATGCACTAAGCAGTACACACTtctgatgcagaagaaatgaaaacacgGAGAAGCAAATTGAGTACAGACAGTTCTAGAAATACATGACAAAAACTTGGTGAAGGAGTGAAAAGGGTGTGAGAAGTATGTACAGAGGCTCTTGCATCCATTACAAAGATGCAGGGTGTTGCAGCTGGTAAAAAGAACTTAACTGCCTAAGGTTATGAGCTCAAAGCTGACCAGAGGTAGATTGATGTATGTGCtgaatgctttttccttcttgtgctTTCTCTTGCTCCATGTCAACTGTTTCAAAAGAATAGAGACAGACGCAACTGCTGGAAGAGCATGTAGTTAAAATAACCATtcagtttctgtatttaattttttgtaaacTACCGTAGCTTGAAGCATAGTATTTGTGTTCATATGGAAAAACAAGAGCACCCCTGAGCCCAAACTCTTGAATGTTTGAGCCCTATGAACCATTGTAGGAGTTGTCATATGCCTTATTGTAAACTATAATATTAGCAAGCCACTGCTGTCTTTTAGCACATCAAGCAATTCGTTAGCAAGATGTTGGGACGCTGCATGACTTAAACCTATTGTCAGCTGTGAAAAGACTGCTTCTCCAGTAGGAAACTGCCCCATATTTATTCCAAGGATACAAGTTCCCTGTTTTCAGGAATGTCAGATAACTTGTGTACTCTAAGCATATCcatgtaaaactgaaaacacaaccTATTGAAAGCTAAACAGAATAATGACGACTTTCTTTACTGCAGGTCAGCCAGTATCCCTGGAAGCTCAAATGTGGCTGCTGGCAGTAATCGTCGTCTTCAGCAGACTCAACACCAAGTAGATGAGGTAAAAGTCTGGTTTGATAGCATTATCCTTCAGGAAACCTCTATAACTAGAAGGGATATTTTGGCCAAACCAGTTTCCCCTTCATTATGTGAAAGGGAAGCCTAGTACCATTCAGCTTGCTTTATTATACTTTATTATACTTGTGTCACCTTAACTCTtgcaaaggttaaaaaaaaaaatgcattcagctGGAGTGGGGAAGTAGAGAGAAGTTACCAGTGTCCAAACATTAGCTGCAAACTTGGTGCTTGAGTATTTGGCATAAGTAAAGATAAAAACCTTTGTTCTTACAGAGAACAAGCTTTTTTCTCATCAGTAGCGATGAAGGCTGCCCAACAAATATGACATGTCCAGATTCCTGGGGAGTCCAAAAGCCAGGCTGGCTACCGACAGTATCTTTTGGCACATGGTTGACTATCATGTTTATATGCCTCAACTTCTGAGTCAGGAATAATTTCCCAGGTTTAAGGGACTGCCAGCACAACTGGCActactgacattttaaagtagGTATTGGGGGCTTCCAGCTGCAGGTGACTTTCACGGTTTTGTTTAAGCTTGTGACTGGATATACTAAAAGGCAATGGCTCCTGCTCCTGAGAAGAGAACATTAAGAGTACCATGCATTGCTATCTGTTGCCTGCAGTGAAGCTCCACAATGGGTGATACAACTGATAACTTACTGTAAGCATTAAACTGATGTAGGTTGTTGACATCATGAGAGTGAATGTGGACAAGGTATTGGAGCGAGATCAGAAGCTGTCGGAGTTGGATGACCGTGCTGATGCACTGCAAGCGGGAGCTTCCCAGTTTGAGGCCAGTGCAGCcaagctgaaaagaaagtatTGGTGGAAGAACTGTAAGGTAACCATGGCTTGTATACTTACACTATGCAGTATTGCAGTTAACACTGTTGCGATCGACATCTCAAAAGGCAGAAGTAAAAGTGACTTTAGCCAGTGTTATTTACGTTATAGCATCTATTTTTCAAACATGGCATAGGGGTTCAGTGAAGTAACCAAAAGCTGGATTACCAGCTGTGCTGCTTGATGCAAGACCTTGTCTAAGATGGTCAAGGCCAGAGGGAAACACCTCAGTAATCTGAGGCTTTggggaacaggaagaaaaaggccaAACATGCATAGGTTGCGTTAATGTGCAGGTAGTATTAGAAGGGGCTCACTCAGACTCCTGTACTTGTAGCTGTTGTCAAAGGTTGGAATCTTCTTTGGTCAGCAACAGAGACAGTGAAAGATGTGGTATAGGGTAAGGGTAGAAATGACGTTTAATAGTTCTTTACTCCTGCTTGTGTAGTCACCTGAGACAGGCTTTGCATGGAGGCACAATGGAAAAGAACCTGCTGGTCTACTTTGCCTGTGTGCGCAGCCTGCCATCTCTGGGTGGTAATGGTGAATCAAGCTTGCTTACTGAAGAAGTTCTACTTGCCATGTTGGGTGTAGGACATGGTGCAAAAGTACCTTGCAGGGGCTGCTTTCCTGTACCCTAAAGGCTAGTTAATGCTGCTGCATAGTTTGTAGTAAGTGTTGTGTGGCTTTTTTCACAGATGTGGGCCATATTGATAGCTGTTGTTctcattatcatcatcatcattattggTAAGTTTCACCAAAATGGGGATTTCTTGTGGAGTTGGGATAGATGGTGTTAATTCACTGACTGGTACAGTTTAAACAAAGCCAGGATactcaaatgaaaatatatataacattAATTTGAAATAGCAGTGACTGCTTTAACAGCTGTTGCCTGCAATGAGTGGTAACCTGTGACCACTGTGGCAGCTCCTGTAGCTGCATCCCGGATGCCTATGCAGAGTGGAGCAGGTGAAAGTGAAAATAGCAAGGGCTTAAAACCAAGTTTGTTCCTGGTTTCTACAGCTGCGTGTTGCAGAAGTATGAGGAGAAATACCACATGCCTCCCTTGCCTGAgaactgcttttcctctgccccagcttCTTGCTAGATGAATCCTATTTGGCATGGCAGTTACACGTGCACCACCATAGCGGATAGGCTTTTGTCAAAAAGGCTTTGCCGCTAGGTGAAATGATACTAAGGTTGGGTCAGGATAGCAAGCCAGGAACATGCAGTTCAGTCTTTGGTTTGAATTCTCATGTAATTCCCAAGTATTTCATGGGAGGGCAAAGTTTAAGTTTGTGCTGTAATACAGTAACAAACACTGCAGTAACCACTGGCAACAGATACATAGTCTGGTGAGAAATGCCAGCGTGGAAGcacaaaggaaaactaaaacTAGGAAAACCAACATAGGAAACTCTCTTAAATCCCTCTTTACCTATCTCTAGTGtcttaaattcttaaaatgCAGGATTGTTACAGTGAGGGGCTATAGGAGACTGTCCTTTGTccaactcttttctttttgtagtcTGGAGTGTGTCTTCCTGAGTTACAGGCAGAAACTCAAATCAACTGAAGGTGCCCATCTTCAGCCTCTCCACTTCAAACCTGCTGTATTTTCAGCCCATTTGCTGCTGTTGGaagcaaaactgttttgatTACTGAAATGTTAGCTGCCTTTACCTGGTTGCCTTACAACACTCTGTCACAAATTACTAACGAGCACAGCCCACCACTTCCACAGTGCCTTGAGGAACCGGGGCACAGGCCTGGCGAGGAGGATGCGGCTCTAGAATCTCTGCCGTCGGTGCTGTGACGGGCCCCCGGCTCGGCGCGCGGTGTTGGGATTTACCCTCCGTCCTCCTCGCCCGCCTGCCCCTCTGCGGTGCCGTTGCGGGGCTCGCTCCGCGACCGCCCTGCCTGCTGACGCGTGCCTCGCCGGGAGCGCCCCGGGCTCTCCCCCGCTAGCCCTGATGAAGCGGTAGTTCTTGGCGGCGGaagcgcccgccgccccgccgagcGCTAACGCCGAACGCGCTCGGGCGCCGCGTCGCTGTCGCTGTCTCCGTCTCCGCCGGGAAGGAGCTGCCCCGCCGCGCCCCTCCCGCTTCACCGAAGACGGCGGCACCGCGGAGCGCCGGGCCCGTctccggccccggggccgcacCGCGCTGCCGGCCGCTCTcgcccggcgggggcgggggcggcgccgcACGTGGCGGCGGGCAGGCGCGCGCACGGGGGCTGCGTGCGGCGGCGCGTGAGGGGCGGGGCGGtgcccccgcggccgcccgccccgccccgccgcgcgccCTCCCTTCCAATAAAGTGGCTCGGACCCGGCTCCGCCTCCTCCTCTCTCCGCCGGGCGGGGCGCGCGCACGTGGCCGAGGTGTgtgggagcggggccgccgcgtGCGGCTGCCGTTACGTAACCGCGCGGCGCTggggcgggagcgcggcgccTCAGGGCGGCCTGCGGCGGGCCCCGCTCGGCAACCGGCGCTCCCCGGCGGGGCTGGCGcgtccctccctgcccggcGCAGGTAGGGCCCGGGGTCGGCGGGAGGAGCGCGGCCTgcggggggcggcggaggggtTGGAGGGCGGGAAGGCGAAGCGGCGGCCGCCCGGGAgcggccgggggctgctcctgctggccgAAGGCGCTGCCTGCCCGGAAGAAGAGGGGGCGCGTGCCGGAGAGCAGCGCCGGAGGAGGAGAACCAGCCCAAGGGACCGGCCGGCGCCGCAGCGAGGGGGGGGCTCGCTCCTCCCGCCTCCCCTTGAGGCGGCGTTTGTTCTCCCTGCAGAAGGCTCGCCAGGCCCGTCTCCTGCACCGGAGGTCGAGGGGCTGAACGGAGGGTCCGCACGGAGGAGCCCGGCCGCGGCCGTCGAGGCCCCTGCCCTGTAGCGTTCTGCGGATCAGAGATGGACGTGGGCGAACTCCGAGGCGGCAGCTCGGAACACGGCGCGAATTGGTCAccggctgccggggctggggacgaGCGGGAGGAGGCGTTCAGCCCCGCCGGCtcggggaggcaggagggggagcATCGGGGGGGCGCGGGCCTGCGTTGCGCGGCGTGTGCGGGAACTGGCTCCCGCGGGAAACGGTTTAACGGGCCGAACTCCGGCAGAACTGATTTCTGCAGCTGCGAGTCGAGTGGCTGTTCAGCTGGAAGTTTCGTGAGGCAAAGCAAAGCTACCAGGTAACTCTCGATAGCGGATAGG harbors:
- the VAMP3 gene encoding vesicle-associated membrane protein 3 gives rise to the protein MSASIPGSSNVAAGSNRRLQQTQHQVDEVVDIMRVNVDKVLERDQKLSELDDRADALQAGASQFEASAAKLKRKYWWKNCKMWAILIAVVLIIIIIIIVWSVSS